The genome window AGGCGTGCTCCAGCGCGTTCTGCAGCAGCTCGGTGAGCACCATCGCCAGCGGGGTGGCCACCTCGGCGGAGAGGATGCCGAAGGAGCCGCTGCGCCGGGTGGTCACCGCACCGTCCTGGGAGAGCTCCATCACCATCGCCAGCACCCGGTCGGCGATCTCGTCGAAGGCCACCTGCTCGTCCAGGGTCTGCGACAGCGTCTCGTGCACGATGGCGATCGAGCCGACCCGGCGGACCGCCTCGTCCAGCGCGGCCCGGGCCGAGTCGTCGCCCATCCGGCGGGACTGCAGCCGCAGCAGCGCGGCCACCGTCTGCAGGTTGTTCTTCACCCGGTGGTGGATCTCCCGGATGGTGGCGTCCTTGGTCATCAACTCCCGGTCGCGGCGGCGCAGCTCGGTGACGTCCCGGCAGAGCACCAGCGAACCGGTGGGCACGCCCTTGGGCTTGAGCGGGATCGCGCGCAGCGTGACCACCCCGTCCTGCGCCTCCACCTCGGCCTGCCGGGGCGCCCAGCCGCTGGCCAGCTTGACCAGCGCCTCGTGCACCGCGGCGCGCGACGGGGGCACCAACTCGGCCGTGGTGCGCCCGAGGTGACCACCGACCAGGTCGGTGGTCAGGCCCAGGCGGTGGTAGGCGGAGAGCGCGTTGGGGCTGGCGTAGGTGACGATGCCGTCGGCGTCCAGCCGGATCAGGCCGTCGCCGACCCGGGGGGCGGCGTCCATGTCCACCTGCTCGCCCGGGTAGGGAAACGTTCCTGCGGCGATCATCTGGGCCAGGTCGGAGGCGCTCTGCAGGTAGCTGAGCTCCAGCCGGCTCGGCGTGCGCACGGTGAGCAGGTTGGTGTTGCGGGCGATCACCCCGAGCACCCGGCCCTCCCGGCGGACCGGGATCGACTCCACCCGGACCGGCACCTCCTCGCGCCACTCCGGGTCGCCCTCGCGGACGATCCGCCCCTCGTCGAAGGCGGCGTCCAGCAGCGGGCGGCGACCGCGCGGGACCAGGTGGCCGACCATGTCGTCCTGGTACGAGGTCGGGCCGGTGTTCGGGCGCATCTGGGCCACCGAGACGTACCGGATGCCGTCCCAGGTGGGGATCCAGAGCACCAGGTCGGCGAAGGACAGGTCGGATAGCAGCTGCCACTCCGAGACCAGCAGGTGGAGCCACTCCACGTCGGCACCGGTGAGGGTGGTGTGGCGGCGGACGAGTTCGTTCAACGAGGGCACAACGCGAGCGTAGCCAACCGGTGGCCGCACGGCTGCCCCAAGGTTGTCCAGACCAATTTCAGGGCTCTCCTGGACAACCCAGATTGGTCTAGTCCACAATGGTGATGCACCAAGGAGAGACCACCGCGCAACTGCCCTGACCACGCGCGGCCTCTCCGCGGTCGGCCCGTTCGGCGCCGGGGTCCCGCACAATCCCAGCACCGTCCACACGGACCGACGAGAGCTCCGGGCTACGGCGCTGCGCGGGTTGAGGGTCCCGCGTCGCGCCGTGGCCCGTAGTGCTTTTCCGGCTCCGCCTCCGAAGCGAGAGCTCCGGGCTACGGCGCTATGGGCCCCTCCTGCCCGCTGGCGGGCAAGGAGGGAGGGTTGAGGGTCCCGCGTCGCGCCGTGGCCCGTAGTGCTTTTCCGGCTCCGCCTCCGAAGCGAGAGCTCCGGGCTACGGCGCTATGGGCCCCTCCTGCCCGCTGGCGGGCAAGGAGGGAGGGTTGAGGGTCCCGCGTCGCGCCGTGGCCCGTAGTGCTTTTCCGGCTCCGCCTCCGAAGCGAGAGCTCCGGGCTACGGCGCTATGGGCCCCTCTCCCCCAGCCTCCGGCCGGGGGGACCCCCCGCCCGCTGGCGGGCAAGGAGGGAGGGTTGAGGGTCCCGCGTCGCGCCGTGGCCCGTAGTGCTTTTCCGGAGGCTCCTGTGGGGGCCCCTCAGTGCGTTTCGGTCACCTTGGCGAGGGCGCGGGGGGCGTCCGGGTCCTGGCCGCGGGCGATGGTGATCTCGTGGGCGAGCTGCTGGAGCGGCAGGATCTCCAGCACCGGCTGGACCTCCTCCGGCACCCCGGCCGGCAGCACGAACCCCGCCGAGGCCGCCGCCACCTGCTCGCGCTGGCCCACCACCATCAGGTCCGCCCCGCGCCCGCGCAGCCGGTCCAGCACCGGCTGCAGCGCCTCGCCGCCCTTGCCGTCGGGCACGATCGCGATCACCGGCGAGA of Kitasatospora viridis contains these proteins:
- a CDS encoding sensor histidine kinase, with protein sequence MPSLNELVRRHTTLTGADVEWLHLLVSEWQLLSDLSFADLVLWIPTWDGIRYVSVAQMRPNTGPTSYQDDMVGHLVPRGRRPLLDAAFDEGRIVREGDPEWREEVPVRVESIPVRREGRVLGVIARNTNLLTVRTPSRLELSYLQSASDLAQMIAAGTFPYPGEQVDMDAAPRVGDGLIRLDADGIVTYASPNALSAYHRLGLTTDLVGGHLGRTTAELVPPSRAAVHEALVKLASGWAPRQAEVEAQDGVVTLRAIPLKPKGVPTGSLVLCRDVTELRRRDRELMTKDATIREIHHRVKNNLQTVAALLRLQSRRMGDDSARAALDEAVRRVGSIAIVHETLSQTLDEQVAFDEIADRVLAMVMELSQDGAVTTRRSGSFGILSAEVATPLAMVLTELLQNALEHAFGGRSSGTLSVSALRGRAPAGGKGWSDSWTGGARPEEYLMITVQDDGRGMPEGFDPQQGGNLGLQIVRTLATNELGGTFDMVDAPGGGTRVVLEIPVR